The DNA sequence TCGGTGGGGTCGcgcttgttcttcttgaccaTGAAGCCCTTGGGAACAGCAACACGCTTGCCGTCAACCTTCTCGCGCTGGGCCATCAGCACCACAGGAATGGGgcgcttggtggtggtcttgaaAAACGTCTTGCCGAGCGCCTTGGGGAGGCGGTTGATGATTCTGTCGTCGGCAAGGAAAACATCGTGCTCGCTGAACAGCTTGCGTTGGGCCTCGTACGCCTTGAACTTGGCTTTCAAGTGGGTGAGATCGATGACTCTGCCAATCTTCTTGCGAAGCTCCTCGGGGAACTCATCGGCGACGGCGTTCTTGTAGTATCTCTGGGGATCGGCTGTGATGAGGCAGACGCTGACCTCTTCGCTGGTGttcagggggttggggagagcAATCTTTCCTGGCTGAAGGCCTGGGAACTGTTAGCGCCTGTCGGGCACAGAACCAAGAGTGAGTGAATCATCGACGCTTGGTGCAAGCGTCGGCTTGACTCGCGATGGCCGAAAGCCTCCTTTGAGGCCACTCATGCCATTGACGGGGCGTGCTCAAGGGATAAAGACATACGGTTGTTCTCGTGAATGTGGTTCTTTGTGGTGAGAGTGAGCCAGACGGGAGTCTCGGCGACGGTGGTTTCGGCATCAGCGAGGAGGTTTTGCTTTCCGTCCTTGGgcggggcggcggcggccttcttgataTGGGCAACAAGCGCCTTGCAGGCCTTGAGGGTCTGGTCAGGGTTGACAGGGACCGTGGTCTCTGCCGTCTTGGTGACAGCAGCGGAGGGCGACATTGTGAGGTGATGATATGGACAGCGGCAAGAAGGTTGTCGTCGGTCGTCGCAATCCAGGTCGGCTTCTGTCTCTTGCGACGGCGATAACTTTTTTCTGGGTCCTCCAAGAAATTTTGGCGGTCGGAGGGCAGGATTTTCCGCTTATCTTATCAGCGAGATCTGTGCCTGCCGGGACACCCCTGCTCAGCCCAAGAATAAGGTAGGTGGGGCTGATGTGGGGCGTTCGTTGTGGTTGCTTGCAGCTGTTGTTCCAGATCTCTGGTTCTTCAGGTGCTTCCGTCCAGATGACGATCCAAGAAATCTCATGATTGGTTCTGTTGTTTACTTACTTTTCCATCGCACGAGGCACTTCAAGAACTGTTCCTAAGACGATTTATCCATTTGCATCTTCTATTCGAGGCCATTTTCTTCAAACATACAAATAATACATACATCACCCTAAAAGCATTCCGTCCATTTCGTTCCCTTAGcacctcgtcatcctcgtcctcttcccccatCGTCAAGCCAGATGACGACGCCAATCCGTCAGCGaaaccatcaaccatcacccccctaCGATAAAAAGCAAAATTGTACACGGAAACAAAACGCCTTGCGCTATGCGAATATCCTGGAGCAAATACAGCGCTACAAAGCGACGACCCCTAATATGAGACAGACGAAGAAATGGGGTATGGGGGTATGTGAACAAGGTGTTTCCGTTTTCCGTCGCAACAAGAACTCCGCTACCGCCGCCGATAGCCGATACGAGAGAAATCATGGATCAAAAAGGTGAAATAATGTGACATGTTGTAGTAAATAGTTCAAGGAGTCTTGGGGCGCTTCCAAAAGTATTGCTGAACTCATGTTAGTCATGTTGACAAACTGAACAGTACGATTTGGGCGGGCTTACTTTGTGCTGCTTGCGGCAGTTTCTCAAACTGGGCTTCCGAAGGCCGTCCGTCACGGCCAGACGGCGATGTTCATCACTATCCTTCTCAGGGATGTAGTAATACTCGCTTTCCAGAGGCTTGCCGGCCGCGTCCTTGCCCTGTCTACGGATGATGCCGACCGCCGCAGTACCCTCAATAATAACACGGAGCTGGTCCTTCTTCAAGTCCTTCTTTTCGGCAGCAGGAAGGTTGGTCATGATGGTGGTCAAAGGAGTCGAAGAGAGACGAGAGAATGCAAGCTGGTTGACCacgtggttggtgatgttggccTTCTGTTCGTCACTAAGACCGCTCAACAAatcctcggcctcgtcctCAGAGATGGGCTCCATTCTCTCCTGTGTTCTGCCGGCAACATCGGAAAGTGGGTTACGAGACACACGGTGTCCCCGAGGAGAGTTGGCCGAGAAAGAGGCAAGGcggctgttgaggttggcgcCAAAGGGACCGAAAGAGTGAATGATGGGGTCATTCTCCTCGTCTGCATCGTTTTCCTCCTCCGATTCGGGCTCGCTTAGGTCGCTGGACAAACTTGGAGCAGCTTGTGTCATGAAGCTCTCCTCGACAGCGTCGGTCAGTCTCGGCAATTCTTGCTCATCAGCACTGGCATCCTCATAGATCTGCACCGCGTCGACATGCTCGTTATCGACAGCCAACAACTCGTTGAGGCTCGCGTTTGCCCTGGACACATTGGCAGGTGTGGGTGACTCGGGACTACCGATGCGCACCGACCTTCTAAGAGGACTACCATGAAGCTCCGAAGCACCTGCCACCCTGCCAACTCTTGGGCGAGGAGACTCATCCCAGGATGAATCACTGAGCTGACCCAACACGTCACGTTCCTTCTCACGACGCGGCCATTGTACCAATACTCTCGCATCGTGGACATCGATCATGATGTCAGCACCTTCGGTCTCCGAGGTGAAGGAATCACCCTTGGCCAACTCCCATGTCTGCCCCTGGCAGTGAAGCTTTAGGCCGTTCCATCCATTGCATACAATCTCAATCTTGTTTGGTTCGAGGGGCTCTGCGGCGGCGATATATCGCGCCTTGACGTGTACTCTGCTGATTAACCGGTTGGCCGACAGCTGATAGTGTGAAGAATTGCTCGATCGTCCCATCAACAATGTCTCCCCGTTCTCGTTGAGGTCCACAGAGCGGACATCGCACAGTGGAGCACGCTCTGTGACGCTTGACCTCGACTGTGGTCTTGGAGGAGCCGGCCGGTTTCTGACGCGTGGGGGactggaggagaggatgccgGTGCTCGATGTTGGTGCCGGAGTGGGATACTTAAAGAAGGCTGATGCTGTTGCCTGCCGCTTCGATGGCCTTGGGAGACctggtgatgaggaaagGGGTTCGAATGCAGGGAGCAAGGAAGGTGCAGGCCGCTTTACGCCCTGGAGGGTGGGCAGCGAGGGCTCCAGGGTTTTGGTGAGGGCGGAAGGAGAGGAGTCCATTGTTCGTGttgtcttgatcttggttggCTCACGTCTTGATCGTGACAGGTTTATGGAGTAGCTTTTGCAAagttgggagtggtggtgaggttggaaaAACCTTTGCTAGCCGTGTCCTGGAAGTGGAAACCTCGCGTGTCCAGGTTGAGGCGCGTCGAAGTGCGGTCTTTTCCACCTGCAGAACCCGCCTACCAAATTGCGATGTTCCTTGTAAGTCGTTCCAATTATGGGCGAGCTGCTGTAGC is a window from the Podospora pseudocomata strain CBS 415.72m chromosome 6, whole genome shotgun sequence genome containing:
- the TOS4 gene encoding target of SBF (EggNog:ENOG503NVJS; COG:S); amino-acid sequence: MDSSPSALTKTLEPSLPTLQGVKRPAPSLLPAFEPLSSSPGLPRPSKRQATASAFFKYPTPAPTSSTGILSSSPPRVRNRPAPPRPQSRSSVTERAPLCDVRSVDLNENGETLLMGRSSNSSHYQLSANRLISRVHVKARYIAAAEPLEPNKIEIVCNGWNGLKLHCQGQTWELAKGDSFTSETEGADIMIDVHDARVLVQWPRREKERDVLGQLSDSSWDESPRPRVGRVAGASELHGSPLRRSVRIGSPESPTPANVSRANASLNELLAVDNEHVDAVQIYEDASADEQELPRLTDAVEESFMTQAAPSLSSDLSEPESEEENDADEENDPIIHSFGPFGANLNSRLASFSANSPRGHRVSRNPLSDVAGRTQERMEPISEDEAEDLLSGLSDEQKANITNHVVNQLAFSRLSSTPLTTIMTNLPAAEKKDLKKDQLRVIIEGTAAVGIIRRQGKDAAGKPLESEYYYIPEKDSDEHRRLAVTDGLRKPSLRNCRKQHKQYFWKRPKTP
- the CIC1 gene encoding proteasome-interacting protein cic1 (COG:J; EggNog:ENOG503NU7W) gives rise to the protein MSPSAAVTKTAETTVPVNPDQTLKACKALVAHIKKAAAAPPKDGKQNLLADAETTVAETPVWLTLTTKNHIHENNRLQPGKIALPNPLNTSEEVSVCLITADPQRYYKNAVADEFPEELRKKIGRVIDLTHLKAKFKAYEAQRKLFSEHDVFLADDRIINRLPKALGKTFFKTTTKRPIPVVLMAQREKVDGKRVAVPKGFMVKKNKRDPTENANARPTAEIVKEVEKAIGAALVHLTPSTNTAIKVGYAGWEPEKIAENITVVVKELVERFVPQKWSNVRSFYVKGPETAALPVYQTDELWLDESKVVPNGQEGSSALPGKREQKLIKGEKPNIGKKRKSLDAEPEPAAEEAPVAKEDRPKKKAKKVLPESNDEKLDKEIAERKARLKKQKASAKKAVEV